The sequence below is a genomic window from bacterium.
TGAAAATGAGGTCTTTTAGTGCTATGGCATCACAACACAATATAGAAATAATGGAGTTATATATCCAATATTTAGTAATTATAATCGTTCTTATCTAAAAAGAAGCATAAAAATTCAAATTCGTGTGAATCTGCGGTCTATCATGTTTACAGGTACACCCGTCCTGATTCTTTATGTCACCATGTCTGCCAGTGAATGTTTGACGGATCGAATTTATCCTTCGGCTTTTCCTCGCCGGTCGGCCAGCCGATAGAGATGATGTTGAGCGGAATAACCTCCATCGGTATACCGAGAACGCGGCGGACATGGTTGAATTTGAAATACTCGGGATAAATGCCTATCCATACAGCGCCAAGTCCTGTCGCCTCTGCAGCGAGGAGAATATTTTCGGATGCCGCGGAGCAGTCCTGTATCCATACGTCGCTGTTGAGCGCCCGTCTGGTATCCCCGCATACAACGATGGCTGCGGCTGCCTGTTTCAGCATTTTTGCGGTCGGAGAACACTCTGAGAGCGAATCGAGGAGTGCGCGATCGGTTACCGCCACGAACGACCATGACCGCTTGTCTGCGGCGGTCGGTGCTGCCATGCCCGCTTTCATGAGAACGGTGAGCTGTTCCTTCGTCACCGGTTTATCGAGGTATTTACGAACGCTTTTTCTCCGGTGGATGACAGTGAGGGCGTCATCAATTTTCGTTGTCTCCTGGGCAAAAAGAACCTGACAGGATATCGCCCATATGCTCATAAAGAGCACAATCGGAGCAAACCTTACGTCGCGAAATCTTTTCATGGAGAACCTCCGCTTTAAGAGGGCGGTGAAAAAGTGTCTTTTTCCACACGCCCGATAATAAAATGTATTGTTTTGTTGCTGTCAAGGGTCAGCACGGACTGGCCCCCCCCCATTTTTAAGAACACTTTTTTATATGTTACTTCCTTTGCGTGCCCAAAGGAAGTAACCAAGGAAAGGGCACCCCGAGAAAAGCCTGTTTCCACGGTCACGGCCCGTTTTTCGGGAATGTGTGAACTCACGAGCCTTCGGCT
It includes:
- a CDS encoding nitroreductase family protein; its protein translation is MKRFRDVRFAPIVLFMSIWAISCQVLFAQETTKIDDALTVIHRRKSVRKYLDKPVTKEQLTVLMKAGMAAPTAADKRSWSFVAVTDRALLDSLSECSPTAKMLKQAAAAIVVCGDTRRALNSDVWIQDCSAASENILLAAEATGLGAVWIGIYPEYFKFNHVRRVLGIPMEVIPLNIISIGWPTGEEKPKDKFDPSNIHWQTW